The Gemmatimonadetes bacterium SCN 70-22 genome segment CGAGCAACCGCTGCAAGCCGCCCTTCACGGTGGGGCACGAGTTCGCGGGCGACGTGGTGCAGGTGGGGTCGCTGGTTCGCGACGTCGCCATCGGTGACCGCGTCACCGCCGAGGGGCACATCGTCTGCGGGCGGTGCCACCTGTGCCGAACGGGCAATTCGCACGTCTGCCCCAACACCCGGATCATCGGCGTGGATCGCGACGGCTGCTTCGCCGACTACATCGCGATGCCGGCGACGAACGTCTGGCACCTGGACGCCAACATCCCCTACGAGATCGGCGGAATCCACGACCCGATGGGGAACGCCTTCCACACCGCGTTGCACGGGACCGAGATCCCGGGGGCGACGGTGCTGGTGACGGGATGCGGGCCGATCGGAATTTTCGCGGTGGGGATCTGCGCCGCCGCCGGCGCGTCGCGCGTGATCGCGAGCGACGTGAACCCGCGCCGCCTGGCGCTGGCCAAGGCCGCCGGGGCGCACGACGCCGTGCACCCCTCCGAGGTCGAGGCGACCGTGAAGCGGGCGACCGAGGGGCTGGGGGTGGACGTGGTGCTCGAGATGAGCGGCGTCCCCGCGGCGATCCACCAGGCCTTCAAGGAAGTGCGGCTGGGCGGGCGAGTGCAGATGCTCGGGATTCCGGCCAGGCCGATGGAGGTCAACTTCGCGACGGAGATCATCTTCAAGGGGATCACCGTCTACGGGGTGATCGGGCGGCGGATGTACGACACGTGGATCCAGATGTCGCAGTTCCTGCGTTCGGGGAAGTTCGACCCCACCCCGGTCATCACGCACCGTTTCCCGCTGGAGCAGTACGACGAGGCCATCCACGCGATCAAGAGCGGGGATGCGGGGAAGGTCGTGTTCGAAATCAGTTGAGAGAAGACGAGAAGACGAGAAGACGAGAAGACGAGAAGACGAGACAGCCACCACCGACATGCTGAACGCATCATTCACCGCCGATCTTCAGGCGCGACTCGACAAGCTCAAGGCCGACAAGGTCTACAAGACGCTCAACTACCTGGACTCGCCGCAGTCGGCGTGGGTGGAAATGGAGGGGCGCGGGCGGATCCTCATCCTCTCGTCCAACAACTACCTCGGGCTGTGCGACGAGCCGAGCGTGGTGCAGGCGGGGATCGACGGACTGCGGAAATACGGGGCGGGGACCGGGAGCGTCCGGTTCATCTGCGGCACGTTCACCGTGCACCGCGAGCTGGAGCAGGCGCTGGCCCGCTTCGTCGGGACGGAGGCGTCGATGAGCTACGTCTCGGCATGGAACGCCAACGAGGGGCTCACCGCGACGGTCGTGGAGGAGGGCGACTTCGTCATCTCCGACGAGCTGAATCACGCGTCGATCATCGACTCGATCCGCCTGGCCAAGGCGATCACGAAGTGCACGACCGCCGTGTACAAGCACTCGAACATGGACGACCTGGTCGCCAAGCTCGAGGCCAACAAGGGGGCCAAGCGCAAGCTGATCTGGACCGACGGCGTCTTCTCCATGGAGGGGAGCATCGCCAGGCTCCCGGACATCCTGGAGGTCGCGCGGAAGTACGACGCGGTGGTCCTCATGGATGACAGCCACGCGACCGGCGTCCTGGGGAAGCACGGGCGCGGCACGGCCGAGCACTGGGGGGTCCTGGGCGAGGTGGACGTGATCACGTCGACGTTAGGCAAGGCGGTGGGCGGGGCGGCCGGCGGCTTCGTGGCCGGCTCGGCGGCGCTGTGCGACATGCTCACGCAGCGTTCGCGCCCGCAGCTCTTCTCCAATGCCCTGCCCCCCACCGTTGCCGCGAGCGCGCTGCAGGCGGTGCGGGTGATGGAGGCGCAGCCCGAGCGCGTCCAGAAGCTGCGCGACAACGCGCGCTACTTCCGCGAGCAGATCATCGAGGCGGGGTTCAAGCCGCTGCCCGGGGAGACGCCGATCGTCCCGATCATCATCGGCGAGACGGCGGCGGCGATCCAGGTGAGCGAGATGATGCTCGCGGAAGGCGTGTTCGTGACCGGTTTCGGCTTCCCGGTGGTGCCGCACGGGACGGCGCGGGTGCGCTGCCAGATCTCGGCGTCGCACTCGAGGGATGACATCGACTTCGCGGTGCGGGCGTTCAGGAAGGTGGGGGGGAAGCTGGGACTGGTTTGAGACGGGAGCGCGCGACGCCCACCCCTGGGCGGGTTCGCCCCGCTCTCGCCAACATGGAAAGAGCAGCCCAGCGGCGTCGGCGGCGCGCTTGCGTGGCGCCCGCCGCTGGATGTGATCCCGCGCACCGAGCGACTGTCGCGGCTGCCACGAATCGCCCTGTACGCGCCGCGGACGGCAGCAATGAACGAACGCTGGAGGCGGCGGCGGTTCGACCCGTACGACGTGCCCTACATCACGCCCACGCATTCTCTCGTCAGGCGCGGCCGGCTGCGTGACCAGTTCGACGTCGTCCTCGTCCCTGACATGAGCTTATGGGAGGCGCGAGGCGGCATGGCTGCCACCGCGGTTCCCACCGCGTACGCCGGTCGGCGTGGCGACGCGGACTCGCGGGGCGCGGGCGCGGCCGAGTGAGCACGTTCGGCTGTCGCCCGCAGGACCGCGGGCAGTCGTAGGCACGTTCAAGCTGCTGTTCAACGCGCTGCTCGCCGGAGGGACGCCCGGGCGGCGCTGACTCCCACTCCGGCGTTTCCCGAGGTCTGCGTATGCGTATCGCTCGCACGTTCCGTCTGGCCCTGGCCGCCGCCACCGTGATCCCCACGATGGCGATCGCGCAGGCGTCGAACGCTCCCCGCACCTTCAACGACTCGTGGTTCTGGGGAATCAAGGGCGGATCGACCATGTTCACCACTGGCGCGGACGGGAACTCCAAGGTCACGGCCCCCAGCGTCGGCGGCGAATGGCTCATCACCCGCACGCACATCGGGCTCTACCTCTCGATGGACCAGTCCTTCTTCGACGAGACCGCCGGAGTGTTCGACGCCTCCTCGGTGGGATCGGTCCGCCCGGTGAGCATCAGCGACCTCCGGCGCTACAGTGCGGCGGTCTACTTCTTCCCATTCAAGACCACCACGGTTCGCCCCTACGCCGGACTCGGCCTGGCCATCAACGTGATCCAGAACGCCGAGCCGCAGGGGACGTACGGGAGCGTCGAGGCGCAGGATTCCGTGTTCGCGGCGGTGGATGAGCAGAGCAGCCGCGTGTCGTCCGTCTTCACGCTCGGCGCACAGGCCCAGATCGTCGACCGCGTCTCGTTCTTCGCGCAGGCGTCGACGATGCCGACGCGCCGCAACTTCCTCATCAACGGCGCGGCGAACACGTACGTCCTCGAGGCGGGGTTGCGCTTCAACCTCCTCGGCGCCATCGACAAGCTGCACTAGGCCTTCCTGCCTGGTGCGATCCGCTGGAGCCGGCTCCCCGGTCGGGGGGCCGGCTCCCGTTGCGTACGGCCCAGCGCCTAACGAATCCCGTGGCCGCGCAGCCACGCGGCGGCCTCGTCCAGCGTCAGCCGCGGCAGCTGTCCCGGGGTGCGCGACACGTGCGGATCCCCAGCCACGCAGAACCGGAGCGGCCATTCCGCAGCCTGGGTGATGCCGATGCGCGGGGTGACGAGCACGAGCCCATCGGGGACCGGGAGGCCGGGGCGCAGCCGGAGGGGGCCGCGATCGAGGCGCACGCCGTCATGCGCCCCGCTGATGCCTAACGCCTGACAGAGCTTTCCCGGTCCGTTGGCGAGCT includes the following:
- a CDS encoding glycine C-acetyltransferase, coding for MNASFTADLQARLDKLKADKVYKTLNYLDSPQSAWVEMEGRGRILILSSNNYLGLCDEPSVVQAGIDGLRKYGAGTGSVRFICGTFTVHRELEQALARFVGTEASMSYVSAWNANEGLTATVVEEGDFVISDELNHASIIDSIRLAKAITKCTTAVYKHSNMDDLVAKLEANKGAKRKLIWTDGVFSMEGSIARLPDILEVARKYDAVVLMDDSHATGVLGKHGRGTAEHWGVLGEVDVITSTLGKAVGGAAGGFVAGSAALCDMLTQRSRPQLFSNALPPTVAASALQAVRVMEAQPERVQKLRDNARYFREQIIEAGFKPLPGETPIVPIIIGETAAAIQVSEMMLAEGVFVTGFGFPVVPHGTARVRCQISASHSRDDIDFAVRAFRKVGGKLGLV
- a CDS encoding L-threonine 3-dehydrogenase; translation: MRALVKSSAGPGFTLKDVPEPTIRDDEVLIRVRRAGVCGTDVHIHEWDDWASNRCKPPFTVGHEFAGDVVQVGSLVRDVAIGDRVTAEGHIVCGRCHLCRTGNSHVCPNTRIIGVDRDGCFADYIAMPATNVWHLDANIPYEIGGIHDPMGNAFHTALHGTEIPGATVLVTGCGPIGIFAVGICAAAGASRVIASDVNPRRLALAKAAGAHDAVHPSEVEATVKRATEGLGVDVVLEMSGVPAAIHQAFKEVRLGGRVQMLGIPARPMEVNFATEIIFKGITVYGVIGRRMYDTWIQMSQFLRSGKFDPTPVITHRFPLEQYDEAIHAIKSGDAGKVVFEIS